One genomic window of Polyangium aurulentum includes the following:
- a CDS encoding molybdopterin-dependent oxidoreductase gives MENPADGNEARAFQKTACILCSINCGIEVLVEGRHIARVRGDRKHPASQGYLCEKAQRLDHYQNGRDRISTPLRRRPDGTFEPIDWDTAITEIAGRLRGIRDRFGGASIFYYGGGGQGNHLCGAYASATLAALGSVYRSNALAQEKTGEFWVDGQLFGRPRCHTAPDFEHAEVAVFVGKNPWHSHGFPQARHVLKEIAADPSRALVVIDPRKSETARLARYHLQVRPGTDAFCLAALLGTLVQEDLVDHGFLEERTTDKEPVLDVLRRVPIGEFARRAGVEESLVREVARRLARAKSVSILEDLGVQQAPHSTLDSWLEKLVYILLGSFGKPGGMNIHSRMMSLGGGKNDKRANRTPVTGARIITGLVPCNVIPDEILGDHPDRFRAMIVESANPAHSLADSRRFREAFAALDLLVVIDVALTETARQAHYVLPTASQFEKWEATFFTLEFPRNTFQLRAPVLEPLAGTLPEAEIHRRLVRALGALDGVDLGPLAEAARAGRAEYAMAFMTQVGMRPQLMPLAPVILYETLGPTLPAGAEAAAVLWGIAQTCVMSFPDSTRRAGFEDGDALFDAILRERSGVTFTVDPYEKTWERLDTPDKRIRLTIPELLPELEGLLSEREAAPDERYPFILSAGERRSSTANTIYRDPSWRKVDPAAALRMSPADAERLGVLSGARVLVTTEAGSATATVEVSDSMAPGHASLPNGGGLVYPDGEGANRLHGTAPNELTHHRARDWLAGTPWHKHVPARIEPIVE, from the coding sequence ATGGAAAACCCTGCCGATGGTAACGAGGCCCGAGCCTTCCAGAAGACCGCGTGCATCCTCTGCAGCATCAATTGCGGCATCGAGGTGCTCGTGGAGGGCCGCCACATCGCGCGGGTTCGAGGCGACCGGAAGCACCCGGCGTCGCAGGGCTACCTCTGCGAGAAAGCCCAGCGCCTCGACCACTACCAGAACGGGCGTGACCGAATTTCGACACCTCTGCGGCGCCGCCCCGACGGCACCTTCGAGCCCATCGACTGGGACACGGCGATCACCGAGATCGCGGGCCGGCTGCGGGGCATCCGCGACCGGTTCGGCGGGGCGTCGATCTTTTATTACGGCGGCGGCGGTCAGGGCAACCACCTCTGCGGCGCCTATGCGTCGGCCACGCTCGCCGCGCTCGGCTCGGTGTACCGCTCGAACGCCCTCGCGCAGGAGAAGACGGGCGAGTTCTGGGTCGACGGCCAGCTCTTCGGCCGCCCGCGCTGCCACACCGCGCCCGATTTCGAGCACGCCGAGGTGGCCGTGTTCGTGGGAAAAAACCCCTGGCACTCGCACGGTTTTCCTCAGGCGCGTCACGTCCTGAAAGAGATCGCGGCCGACCCCTCGCGCGCGCTCGTGGTCATCGATCCCCGCAAATCCGAGACCGCGCGGCTCGCGCGCTACCATTTGCAGGTGCGTCCCGGCACCGACGCCTTCTGCCTCGCCGCCCTGCTCGGCACGCTCGTCCAGGAAGACCTCGTCGATCACGGCTTCCTCGAGGAGCGCACGACGGACAAGGAGCCCGTGCTCGACGTCCTCCGCCGCGTGCCCATCGGCGAATTCGCGCGGCGCGCGGGGGTGGAAGAGTCGCTCGTGCGCGAGGTCGCCCGAAGGCTCGCCCGCGCGAAGAGCGTGTCCATCCTCGAGGACCTCGGCGTCCAGCAGGCGCCGCACTCCACGCTCGATTCGTGGCTCGAAAAGCTCGTCTACATCCTGCTCGGCAGCTTCGGAAAGCCCGGCGGGATGAACATCCATTCGCGCATGATGTCGCTCGGCGGGGGAAAGAACGACAAGCGCGCGAACCGGACGCCCGTCACGGGGGCTCGCATCATCACGGGCCTCGTCCCTTGCAACGTCATCCCGGACGAGATCCTCGGCGACCACCCGGACCGCTTCCGCGCGATGATCGTCGAGAGCGCGAACCCGGCCCACTCGCTGGCCGATTCGAGGCGCTTTCGCGAGGCGTTCGCCGCGCTCGATCTGCTGGTCGTGATCGACGTCGCGCTGACGGAGACTGCGCGCCAGGCCCATTACGTGCTGCCCACCGCCTCGCAGTTCGAGAAATGGGAGGCCACGTTCTTCACGCTCGAGTTCCCCAGGAACACCTTCCAGCTCCGCGCGCCCGTGCTCGAGCCGCTCGCAGGCACGCTCCCCGAGGCCGAGATTCATCGCCGGCTCGTCCGCGCCCTCGGCGCGCTCGACGGCGTGGACCTCGGGCCGCTCGCGGAGGCTGCGCGCGCGGGTCGCGCGGAATACGCGATGGCATTCATGACGCAGGTGGGCATGAGGCCGCAGCTCATGCCGCTCGCGCCGGTCATTCTCTACGAGACCCTGGGCCCCACCCTCCCCGCGGGGGCCGAGGCCGCGGCCGTGCTCTGGGGAATCGCGCAGACGTGCGTCATGTCCTTCCCCGACAGCACCCGGCGGGCGGGGTTCGAGGACGGCGACGCGCTCTTCGACGCGATCCTGCGCGAGCGCTCCGGCGTCACCTTCACGGTCGACCCCTACGAAAAGACCTGGGAGCGCCTGGATACCCCTGACAAACGCATCCGCCTCACGATCCCGGAGCTGCTCCCCGAGCTCGAAGGCTTGCTCTCGGAGAGGGAGGCGGCGCCCGACGAGCGCTATCCGTTCATCCTCTCGGCCGGCGAGCGCAGGTCGTCGACGGCGAATACGATTTACCGTGATCCGAGCTGGCGGAAGGTCGATCCCGCGGCGGCGCTGCGCATGAGCCCCGCCGACGCCGAGCGCCTCGGCGTGCTCTCGGGCGCGCGGGTGCTCGTGACCACGGAGGCCGGCAGCGCGACCGCGACCGTGGAGGTCAGCGATAGCATGGCGCCGGGGCACGCGAGCCTGCCCAATGGCGGCGGGCTCGTTTATCCGGACGGCGAGGGGGCGAATCGGCTGCACGGCACGGCGCCGAACGAGCTGACGCACCACCGCGCGCGCGACTGGCTTGCGGGGACTCCCTGGCACAAGCACGTTCCCGCCCGCATCGAGCCGATCGTGGAATAG
- a CDS encoding protein kinase domain-containing protein, giving the protein MRLAPGDTFDRYVVEAPLGQGGMGEVYRASDSKLRRKVALKVLRREDDADSETWSQKVGRMLREARTAAGLNHPGIVAVYDVGEHEGTPYIAMELVDGKSLRHLVRSEAPLAMRLGILLDAAYALSAAHRAGLVHRDVKPENVVVREDGAVKVLDFGIARPADGGASPTAETLEAEFVTHESGGNFAGTPAYMAPEQVKGEEIDARADQFGWGVMAYELLSGRLPFRTDRGAMGLVASILSDAPPPLEEAPPEVWAIVRRTLEKEPANRHASMDEVIAALEALSIEGSAPPPPPSQAAAKPPRKWPLVGLLLVAVAAGAASVGIARSGPRASPRSLARALAATPTPITDLPLPATSSDEARAAYKAGIQAMRDGAWRTGFQSFERATQIDPGIGEAWMRMALVRDDTDHTRAREYYRQAILHRGSMSARDQAMLEGLEPILQRDLRDPVEATRRFLLASARFPGDAELASLSFMYAEIPLEARVAASDRCLALDPKHIDCIQGKALTFMRSGRVQEALAMLDRCIEASPSATDCFLDRMLTYTHLGRCDQAESDARTLLGKEPGLPQAHKTIASTLLARGSDISAVESAVETAAKRFEATGSAREAAQLRVHFAVVTGRFDEAERLLRAHEREAALDPTEAAHAWIVAQRIWIMRETGRLAEAAREAEAFLARRGALLRGGNYFWRDPTVYFWRMKLEGGLMTPAAFEAERAAWLHGWDGATTAEDLVRAWISGYTSGAITAEDARRALAALPEIARGNALPVSEGVRINLAAGLGKVHALAGDPKAALPHLEAAASPCMVLEEPTSHTLNQYRLGVAREAVGDRAGACEAYRVVLDRWGRVKASETARDAARRSKALDCEATSG; this is encoded by the coding sequence ATGCGCCTCGCACCCGGAGATACGTTCGATCGCTACGTCGTCGAGGCGCCGCTCGGCCAGGGCGGGATGGGCGAGGTGTACCGGGCATCGGATTCGAAGCTCCGGCGCAAGGTCGCGCTCAAGGTGCTGCGCCGCGAGGACGACGCCGATTCGGAGACGTGGAGCCAGAAGGTGGGCCGAATGCTGCGCGAGGCGCGCACGGCGGCGGGGCTCAACCACCCGGGGATCGTCGCGGTGTACGACGTGGGCGAGCACGAGGGCACGCCCTACATCGCCATGGAGCTGGTCGACGGCAAATCGCTCCGCCATCTCGTGCGCTCCGAGGCGCCGCTCGCGATGAGGCTCGGTATCCTGCTCGACGCCGCCTACGCCCTGTCGGCGGCCCATCGCGCGGGGCTCGTGCACCGGGACGTGAAGCCCGAGAACGTGGTCGTGCGCGAGGACGGCGCGGTCAAGGTGCTCGATTTCGGGATCGCGCGCCCCGCGGACGGCGGCGCGAGCCCCACGGCCGAGACGCTGGAGGCCGAATTCGTGACGCACGAGAGCGGTGGCAACTTCGCGGGGACCCCCGCGTACATGGCCCCCGAGCAGGTGAAAGGCGAGGAGATCGACGCGCGGGCAGACCAATTCGGCTGGGGCGTGATGGCGTACGAGCTGCTTTCGGGCAGGCTGCCATTTCGAACGGATCGCGGCGCCATGGGCCTCGTCGCCTCGATCCTGAGCGACGCACCCCCGCCGCTCGAGGAGGCGCCGCCCGAGGTCTGGGCAATCGTGCGGCGGACGCTCGAGAAGGAGCCCGCCAATCGACACGCCTCGATGGACGAGGTGATCGCGGCGCTCGAGGCGCTCTCGATCGAGGGGTCCGCGCCGCCGCCGCCGCCCTCCCAGGCTGCCGCGAAGCCCCCGCGGAAATGGCCGCTCGTCGGGCTCTTGCTCGTTGCGGTGGCCGCGGGCGCGGCGAGTGTGGGCATTGCGCGCAGCGGCCCTCGGGCGTCGCCGCGCTCGCTCGCGCGGGCCCTGGCGGCGACCCCCACGCCCATCACGGATCTTCCTTTGCCGGCCACGTCGAGCGACGAGGCGCGAGCAGCTTACAAGGCGGGCATCCAGGCGATGCGCGACGGAGCCTGGCGGACGGGGTTTCAATCGTTCGAGCGCGCGACGCAGATCGACCCCGGCATCGGGGAGGCGTGGATGCGCATGGCCTTGGTGCGTGACGACACCGACCACACCCGCGCGCGAGAGTATTATCGCCAGGCGATCCTCCACCGGGGGTCGATGAGCGCGCGCGACCAGGCGATGCTCGAGGGGCTCGAGCCCATTTTGCAGCGCGACCTGCGCGATCCCGTCGAGGCCACCCGGCGCTTCCTCCTCGCCTCCGCGCGATTCCCGGGCGACGCCGAGCTTGCGTCGTTGAGCTTCATGTACGCCGAGATCCCTCTCGAAGCGCGCGTCGCTGCCTCGGACCGCTGCCTCGCGCTCGACCCGAAGCACATCGATTGCATTCAAGGCAAGGCGCTGACCTTCATGCGGTCCGGGCGCGTCCAGGAGGCGCTCGCGATGCTCGACCGCTGTATCGAGGCCTCGCCGAGCGCCACGGACTGCTTCCTCGATCGCATGTTGACGTACACGCACCTCGGCCGCTGCGACCAGGCCGAGAGCGACGCGCGCACCCTGCTCGGCAAGGAGCCCGGGTTACCCCAGGCCCACAAGACAATCGCCTCGACGCTCCTCGCGCGGGGGAGCGACATCTCCGCGGTCGAGAGCGCGGTCGAGACCGCAGCGAAGCGCTTCGAGGCCACGGGCTCGGCCAGGGAAGCCGCCCAGCTGCGCGTTCATTTCGCCGTCGTGACCGGGAGGTTCGACGAGGCCGAGCGGCTTTTACGCGCGCACGAGCGTGAAGCCGCCCTCGATCCCACCGAGGCCGCGCATGCGTGGATCGTCGCCCAGCGCATATGGATCATGCGCGAGACGGGGCGCCTCGCCGAGGCGGCGCGCGAGGCAGAGGCATTCCTCGCGCGGCGCGGGGCGCTGCTCCGCGGGGGCAATTATTTCTGGAGAGATCCCACGGTGTATTTCTGGCGCATGAAGCTCGAGGGCGGCCTGATGACGCCCGCCGCATTCGAGGCCGAGCGCGCCGCGTGGCTTCATGGCTGGGATGGCGCGACCACCGCCGAGGACCTCGTTCGCGCGTGGATCTCGGGCTACACGAGCGGCGCGATCACGGCCGAGGACGCCCGCAGAGCGCTCGCGGCGCTGCCCGAGATCGCGCGGGGAAACGCGCTGCCCGTCTCGGAGGGGGTGCGCATCAACCTCGCGGCGGGGCTCGGGAAAGTGCACGCGCTCGCGGGCGACCCGAAGGCGGCGCTACCTCATCTCGAGGCGGCCGCGTCCCCGTGTATGGTGCTCGAAGAGCCGACCTCGCACACCTTGAACCAGTACCGCCTCGGCGTCGCGCGCGAGGCGGTCGGCGATCGCGCCGGCGCCTGCGAGGCCTATCGCGTCGTGCTCGATCGATGGGGGCGCGTCAAGGCGAGTGAGACCGCGCGCGACGCTGCGAGGCGCTCGAAGGCGCTCGATTGCGAGGCGACCAGCGGATAG
- a CDS encoding CHAT domain-containing protein has product MPPRPRKPSFAHFLALFVALASCDLPPSSPARTPGEDRNTIEAELARLPRDGGTGVALRRADLLAALGRHEEALASLEGASDRAREALEWEGLVRLAQKTGDLHIEMGRPQAALEVYGQELKSAAGLEGQIPRARALVDIGYALALMGAMTRADEAVGEAQLLAGEALTSDPRTAERMGLVKERLLEEAEASELFRKARDACARVGDIEGEARAEIYLAALTARTTGDRRALDGAEERVARALDPEPLARLRRYEAETSLRAGRYEQCEKEAAESVRIADARGLVPVGKAARVVFARCAAENGHLSQAIVRAEEAAIMAEEQRQHLTGDAARKEAGFEAFQIYRLLLALQLRLPEKERVGPVFETMERARARSHLDALLRSRAGLSSVVTDTAAVLAKNKDEAEAEVRRLTRALTESRGASNLAERHRDALWALEDIKDAIAQENPLVSRIRVPDPPTIAELRKTLITSDETLLLSYFVTEGRVVLVAADAKTDRLVELPIAPDEMSKAVRAYRRRLLLDPDAPLDEVKAAGARLFSALVGPVGAWAKAHRSLVVVPHGELASLPFEALVDEGGKFLVETHDVSYGLSATLSAELAKHPRPTEKRTGFVGMGDPVYDFTSFRAGKAEGAPEGASRALTLWIEADAAGDKTEKPAKEKPRPLLERLPGTASELRSISKLFGADQRIYLRADASEENVKRGIFEHARIAHIASHGLLEPHFQALALTLNPEAQEDGFLLHSELVDLKLNADLVVLSACQTGRTNLRSGEPVAGLALALRSAGAERVVVSLWSVDDDATSKLMVDFYKPLVKDATGYAAALSAAKRQMIDKGPAHPFYWAPFVLLGP; this is encoded by the coding sequence GTGCCCCCCCGCCCTCGAAAGCCCTCCTTTGCGCACTTCCTCGCGCTGTTCGTCGCGCTCGCTTCGTGCGATCTGCCGCCCTCGTCTCCCGCGCGCACTCCGGGAGAAGACCGCAACACCATCGAGGCGGAGCTCGCACGCTTGCCCCGCGACGGCGGCACCGGCGTCGCGCTCAGACGAGCGGATCTGCTCGCGGCCCTGGGGCGGCACGAAGAGGCGCTCGCGTCGCTCGAGGGCGCGTCCGATCGCGCGCGCGAGGCGCTCGAATGGGAGGGCCTCGTCCGGCTGGCGCAGAAGACGGGCGATCTGCACATCGAGATGGGCCGACCGCAGGCCGCGCTCGAGGTCTACGGGCAGGAGCTGAAGAGCGCGGCGGGCCTCGAAGGCCAGATCCCGCGGGCGCGCGCGCTCGTCGACATCGGCTACGCGCTCGCGCTCATGGGCGCCATGACCCGCGCCGACGAGGCCGTGGGCGAGGCGCAGCTGCTCGCGGGTGAAGCGCTCACGAGCGACCCGCGCACGGCCGAGCGCATGGGGCTCGTGAAGGAGCGCCTGCTCGAGGAGGCCGAGGCATCCGAGCTGTTTCGCAAGGCGCGCGACGCGTGCGCGCGCGTGGGCGACATCGAGGGCGAGGCGCGGGCCGAGATCTACCTCGCGGCCCTCACGGCGCGCACGACGGGCGACAGGCGCGCGCTCGACGGCGCCGAGGAGCGCGTGGCACGCGCGCTCGATCCCGAGCCCCTCGCGCGCCTGCGCCGCTACGAGGCCGAGACCTCGCTGCGCGCGGGCCGCTACGAGCAGTGCGAGAAAGAAGCGGCCGAGTCGGTGCGCATCGCGGACGCGCGCGGGCTCGTGCCCGTGGGCAAGGCGGCGCGCGTCGTGTTCGCTCGCTGCGCCGCGGAGAACGGCCACCTCTCGCAGGCGATCGTGCGCGCCGAGGAGGCGGCCATCATGGCCGAGGAGCAGCGCCAGCACCTCACGGGCGACGCCGCGCGCAAGGAGGCGGGCTTCGAGGCCTTCCAGATCTATCGCCTCCTGCTCGCGCTCCAGCTCCGCTTGCCGGAAAAGGAACGCGTCGGGCCCGTGTTCGAGACCATGGAGCGCGCGCGCGCACGCTCTCACCTCGACGCGCTCCTGCGCAGCCGCGCCGGGCTCTCCTCGGTCGTGACCGACACGGCCGCGGTGCTCGCGAAGAACAAGGACGAGGCCGAGGCCGAGGTCCGCCGCCTGACGCGCGCGCTCACCGAGTCGCGCGGCGCGTCGAACCTGGCCGAGCGGCACCGCGACGCGCTCTGGGCGCTCGAGGACATCAAGGATGCGATCGCGCAGGAGAACCCGCTCGTCTCGCGCATCCGCGTGCCCGACCCGCCGACGATCGCCGAGCTGCGCAAGACGCTCATCACCAGCGACGAGACCCTCCTGCTCTCGTATTTCGTCACCGAGGGCCGCGTCGTGCTCGTGGCCGCGGACGCGAAGACGGACAGGCTCGTCGAGCTTCCGATCGCGCCCGACGAGATGAGCAAGGCCGTGCGCGCGTACCGCAGGCGCTTGCTGCTCGATCCCGACGCGCCGCTCGACGAGGTGAAGGCCGCGGGCGCCCGGCTCTTCAGCGCGCTCGTGGGCCCTGTCGGCGCGTGGGCGAAGGCGCATCGATCGCTCGTCGTGGTGCCGCACGGCGAGCTCGCCTCACTGCCGTTCGAGGCGCTCGTGGACGAGGGCGGCAAGTTCCTCGTCGAGACGCACGACGTGAGCTACGGCCTGTCCGCGACGCTCTCGGCCGAACTCGCCAAGCACCCGCGCCCGACCGAGAAGCGCACGGGATTCGTCGGCATGGGCGATCCGGTCTACGACTTCACCTCGTTCCGGGCGGGCAAGGCCGAGGGCGCTCCCGAGGGCGCGAGCCGCGCGCTCACGCTGTGGATCGAGGCAGACGCCGCGGGCGACAAGACGGAGAAGCCGGCCAAGGAAAAGCCCCGCCCGCTGCTCGAGCGGCTGCCGGGCACGGCGTCGGAGCTGCGCTCGATCTCGAAGCTGTTCGGCGCCGATCAGCGGATCTACCTGCGCGCCGACGCGAGCGAGGAGAACGTCAAGCGCGGCATCTTCGAGCACGCCCGCATCGCGCACATCGCGAGCCACGGCCTGCTCGAGCCGCACTTCCAGGCGCTCGCGCTGACCTTGAACCCCGAGGCGCAAGAGGACGGGTTTCTTCTCCATAGCGAGCTGGTCGACCTCAAGCTCAACGCCGATCTCGTCGTGCTCTCCGCGTGTCAGACGGGCAGGACGAACCTGCGCTCGGGCGAGCCCGTGGCGGGGCTGGCGCTCGCGCTGCGCAGCGCGGGGGCGGAGCGCGTGGTCGTGAGCCTCTGGTCCGTCGACGACGACGCGACCTCGAAGCTGATGGTCGACTTCTACAAGCCGCTCGTGAAGGACGCGACGGGCTACGCGGCCGCGCTGTCCGCGGCGAAACGGCAGATGATCGACAAGGGCCCGGCCCATCCATTCTACTGGGCGCCCTTCGTGCTGCTCGGGCCGTAA
- the pdxH gene encoding pyridoxamine 5'-phosphate oxidase, which translates to MSHPVADPIAAFREALARARLRETSDPTAMTLATVAASGRPSARMVLLKDADERGFTFYTNHESRKAREMAENPFVALCILWALGAEQVRIEGRIERVSDAESDAYFASRPRGSQIGAWASEQSRPLAAREDLEERVREVTARFEGKPIPRPENWGGYRVVPDRIEFWFGKESRLHDRFVYLREGGGWRVERLNP; encoded by the coding sequence ATGAGCCACCCCGTCGCCGATCCCATTGCCGCTTTCCGCGAAGCTCTCGCGCGCGCCCGCCTGCGCGAGACGAGCGACCCGACCGCGATGACGCTCGCCACGGTCGCCGCGTCGGGCCGCCCGTCGGCCCGCATGGTCCTCCTGAAGGACGCGGACGAGCGGGGCTTCACGTTCTACACCAATCACGAGAGCCGCAAGGCGCGCGAGATGGCGGAAAATCCCTTCGTGGCGCTATGCATTCTCTGGGCCCTGGGGGCCGAGCAGGTGCGCATCGAGGGGCGCATCGAGCGCGTCTCGGACGCCGAATCCGACGCGTATTTCGCCTCCCGCCCGCGCGGCAGCCAGATTGGCGCGTGGGCCTCGGAGCAGAGCCGCCCGCTCGCGGCGCGCGAGGACCTCGAGGAGCGCGTGCGGGAAGTCACGGCCCGCTTCGAGGGCAAACCGATCCCGCGCCCGGAGAACTGGGGCGGCTATCGCGTGGTGCCCGACCGGATCGAGTTCTGGTTTGGCAAGGAGAGCCGCCTCCACGACAGGTTCGTGTACCTGCGTGAAGGTGGCGGCTGGCGGGTGGAGCGGCTCAATCCCTAG
- a CDS encoding phosphoribosyltransferase, which produces MFFQDREDAGGRLGDLLRQCDLEGAVVLGIPRGGVIVAAKVAEALGGELGVVVARKLRAPENPELAIGAVTSDGSSFVDPRSVRVLGIDATYLEAERKRQAAEAQRREEAFDGQRRPSVKGRKVIIVDDGIATGATAVAAVRSMRDAGASKVVLAAPVASAERADMLRQEADLVVCLIEDPELFAVGQYYMDFRPIEDDEVKAALDAHAAPTSGFVGPSVPVRRAAGS; this is translated from the coding sequence ATGTTCTTCCAGGATCGCGAGGATGCGGGCGGTCGGCTTGGTGATCTGTTGCGGCAGTGCGACCTCGAGGGGGCGGTCGTGCTCGGCATCCCGCGCGGCGGGGTGATCGTGGCGGCGAAGGTGGCCGAGGCGCTCGGCGGCGAGCTCGGCGTGGTCGTCGCGCGCAAGCTGCGCGCGCCCGAGAACCCAGAGCTCGCGATCGGCGCGGTCACCTCCGATGGATCGTCGTTCGTCGATCCGCGATCGGTGCGCGTCCTCGGCATCGACGCGACCTACCTCGAGGCCGAGCGCAAGCGGCAAGCCGCGGAGGCGCAGCGGCGCGAGGAGGCCTTCGACGGTCAGCGCCGGCCGTCCGTGAAAGGCCGCAAGGTGATCATCGTCGACGATGGCATTGCCACGGGTGCGACAGCGGTGGCTGCAGTGCGCTCGATGCGAGACGCGGGCGCGTCGAAGGTTGTCCTGGCTGCGCCCGTCGCCTCGGCGGAACGGGCGGACATGCTGCGCCAGGAGGCGGATCTCGTGGTTTGTCTGATCGAGGATCCCGAGCTGTTCGCCGTGGGTCAATACTACATGGACTTCCGGCCGATCGAGGACGACGAGGTGAAAGCTGCGCTCGACGCGCACGCTGCCCCCACCTCCGGCTTCGTGGGGCCATCCGTCCCCGTTCGTCGCGCTGCGGGGTCCTGA